The Acidobacteriota bacterium region GCAACATGTCGCGCCCCTCTATGAGGCCTACTACCGGGAGACCATCGAAAAAGGCGTTCGGCCGGTTCGAAGGCGCGGGAATAGCGGCACGGTTTGAGCCACCCGGTGACGGGCGCGAGATCTAGTAAAGGTCCTGTGGTTTTTGCCCGGAAGCGCTACCCTGACCGCGATCACCAGTAGCATAAGTAGTAGTATTTTAGGTAGCATAGACGGGATGAAACTCAGCATCAGCCTCGGCGAAGAAGAAGTCGGCTTTCTCGACGACTATGCCCGCTCTCAAGGCATCAAGTCTCGGTCCGCAGTGGTTCGGGCAGCGCTGCACCTTTTGCGTACGACGGATCTCGCTCGCGACTACGCGGCCGCGTGGGA contains the following coding sequences:
- a CDS encoding ribbon-helix-helix domain-containing protein; translation: MKLSISLGEEEVGFLDDYARSQGIKSRSAVVRAALHLLRTTDLARDYAAAWDEWDYGDDADAWDRSTTDGLKP